One window of Lemur catta isolate mLemCat1 chromosome 3, mLemCat1.pri, whole genome shotgun sequence genomic DNA carries:
- the RIT1 gene encoding GTP-binding protein Rit1 isoform X1, whose translation MTMQFISHRFPEDHDPTIEDAYKIRIRIDDEPANLDILDTAGQAEFTAMRDQYMRAGEGFIICYSITDRRSFHEVREFKQLIYRVRRTDDTPVVLVGNKSDLKELRQVTKEEGLALAREFSCPFFETSAAYRYYIDDVFHALVREIRRKEKEAVLAIEKKSKPKNSVWKRLKSPFRKKKDSVT comes from the exons ATGACCATGCAGTTCATCAGCCACCGATTCCCAGAAGATCATGACCCCACCATTG AAGATGCTTATAAGATCCGGATCCGTATTGATGATGAGCCTGCCAATCTGGACATTTTGGATACAGCTGGACAG GCAGAGTTTACAGCTATGCGGGACCAGTAtatgagggcaggagaagggttTATCATCTGTTATTCTATCACTGATCGTCGAAGTTTCCATGAAGTTCGTGAGTTTAAACAGCTTATTTATCGAGTTCGACGTACTGATGATACACCTGTGGTTCTTGTGGGAAACAAGTCTGACTTAAAAGAGCTAAGACAG GTCACCAAGGAAGAAGGATTGGCTTTGGCCCGAGAATTCAGCTGTCCCTTTTTTGAGACATCTGCTGCATATCGCTACTACATTGATGATGTTTTCCATGCCCTTGTCCGTGAGATAcgtagaaaagaaaaggaggcagTACTGGCCATAGAGAAAAAATCTAAGCCCAAAAACAGTGTATGGAAGAGGCTAAAATCACCATTCCGGAAGAAGAAAGATTCAGTAACTTGA
- the RIT1 gene encoding GTP-binding protein Rit1 isoform X2, with translation MDSGTRPVGSSPAGLSREYKLVMLGAGGVGKSAMTMQFISHRFPEDHDPTIEDAYKIRIRIDDEPANLDILDTAGQAEFTAMRDQYMRAGEGFIICYSITDRRSFHEVREFKQLIYRVRRTDDTPVVLVGNKSDLKELRQVTKEEGLALAREFSCPFFETSAAYRYYIDDVFHALVREIRRKEKEAVLAIEKKSKPKNSVWKRLKSPFRKKKDSVT, from the exons atggattCTGGAACTCGCCCAGTTGGTAGCAGCCCTGCAGGGCTCTCACGGGAATACAAACTAGTGATGCTGGGTGCTGGTGGTGTGGGGAAGAGTG CCATGACCATGCAGTTCATCAGCCACCGATTCCCAGAAGATCATGACCCCACCATTG AAGATGCTTATAAGATCCGGATCCGTATTGATGATGAGCCTGCCAATCTGGACATTTTGGATACAGCTGGACAG GCAGAGTTTACAGCTATGCGGGACCAGTAtatgagggcaggagaagggttTATCATCTGTTATTCTATCACTGATCGTCGAAGTTTCCATGAAGTTCGTGAGTTTAAACAGCTTATTTATCGAGTTCGACGTACTGATGATACACCTGTGGTTCTTGTGGGAAACAAGTCTGACTTAAAAGAGCTAAGACAG GTCACCAAGGAAGAAGGATTGGCTTTGGCCCGAGAATTCAGCTGTCCCTTTTTTGAGACATCTGCTGCATATCGCTACTACATTGATGATGTTTTCCATGCCCTTGTCCGTGAGATAcgtagaaaagaaaaggaggcagTACTGGCCATAGAGAAAAAATCTAAGCCCAAAAACAGTGTATGGAAGAGGCTAAAATCACCATTCCGGAAGAAGAAAGATTCAGTAACTTGA